A part of Brachybacterium faecium DSM 4810 genomic DNA contains:
- a CDS encoding copper/silver-translocating P-type ATPase (PFAM: haloacid dehalogenase-like hydrolase; E1-E2 ATPase; Heavy-metal-associated domain~TIGRFAM: heavy metal translocating P-type ATPase; ATPase, P-type (transporting), HAD superfamily, subfamily IC; copper-(or silver)-translocating P-type ATPase) produces the protein MSTPPSPLPLGADIELEIGGMTCASCANRIERKLNKLDGVSAAVNYATEKARVSAPAEYDVQDLITVVEQSGYSAVLPASRQDSAAADEDEEREDPELRSLRHRLLGAVLLSVPVIVISMIPALQFTHWQWAALTLTAPVIVWAAWPFHRAAALNLRQGTATMDTLISVGTIAAFLWSLYALFLGSAGEPGMTHEFSLTIGRTDGSANIYLEVAAGVTMFILLGRYFEKRSKRQAGAALRALLDMGAKDVAVRRDGVEIRIPVGELAVGDEFVVRPGEKIATDGVVVSGSSAVDASMLTGESVPVEVGQGDAVTGATVNAGGRLVVRATRVGSDTQLAQMAKMVEDAQSGKAEIQRLADRVSGVFVPVVIAVAVIVLGAWIGAGFPLEAAFTAAVAVLIIACPCALGLATPTALLVGTGRGAQMGILLKGPEVLESTRAVDTVVLDKTGTVTTGTMTLTEAVTAERVDRLELLRHAGAVEDSSEHPIARAIARGAAAEAGPLPVLEDFENLAGRGVRGTVEGRTVLVGRTSLLEGRALPEPLQAALEAAQARGRTAVVVVRDGAADGVLVVADAVKPSSAQAISQFKGLGLSPLLLTGDHRAVAEQIAAEVGIEEVIAEVLPQDKVDVITRLQGEGKVVAMVGDGVNDAAALAQADLGLAMGTGTDVAIEAGDITLVRGDLRSAADAIRLSRRTLSTIKGNLFWAFAYNTAAIPLAALGLLNPMLAGAAMAFSSVFVVGNSLRLRSFRSRALDAPQSSTSAQQPVPAT, from the coding sequence ATGTCCACTCCCCCGTCCCCGCTGCCGCTGGGCGCCGATATCGAGCTCGAGATCGGCGGCATGACCTGCGCCTCGTGCGCGAATCGGATCGAGCGCAAGCTGAACAAGCTCGACGGGGTCTCGGCCGCGGTCAACTACGCCACCGAGAAGGCGCGCGTCTCCGCCCCCGCCGAGTACGACGTGCAGGACCTCATCACGGTGGTGGAGCAGTCCGGCTACAGCGCGGTGCTGCCGGCCTCGCGCCAGGACAGCGCCGCCGCGGACGAGGACGAGGAGCGGGAGGATCCCGAGCTGCGCTCGCTGCGGCACCGCCTGCTCGGCGCCGTGCTGCTGTCGGTGCCGGTCATCGTCATCTCGATGATCCCGGCGCTGCAGTTCACCCACTGGCAGTGGGCCGCGCTCACCCTCACCGCACCCGTGATCGTCTGGGCCGCCTGGCCCTTCCATCGCGCGGCGGCGCTCAACCTGCGACAGGGCACCGCGACCATGGACACCCTGATCTCCGTGGGCACGATCGCGGCGTTCCTGTGGTCGCTGTACGCGCTGTTCCTGGGCAGCGCGGGCGAGCCCGGCATGACCCACGAGTTCTCGCTGACCATCGGGCGCACGGACGGCTCGGCGAACATCTATCTCGAGGTCGCTGCGGGCGTGACGATGTTCATCCTGCTGGGCCGCTATTTCGAGAAGCGCTCCAAGCGGCAGGCGGGTGCCGCGCTGCGCGCCCTGCTGGACATGGGCGCCAAGGACGTCGCCGTCCGGCGCGACGGCGTCGAGATCCGCATCCCGGTCGGCGAGCTCGCCGTGGGCGACGAGTTCGTGGTGCGCCCCGGCGAGAAGATCGCGACCGACGGGGTGGTCGTCTCCGGCAGCTCCGCGGTGGACGCGTCGATGCTCACCGGCGAGTCGGTGCCCGTCGAGGTCGGGCAGGGCGATGCCGTCACCGGTGCGACGGTCAACGCCGGCGGCCGCCTGGTGGTGCGCGCCACCCGTGTGGGCAGCGATACGCAGCTCGCCCAGATGGCGAAGATGGTCGAGGACGCCCAGTCCGGCAAGGCCGAGATCCAGCGCCTGGCCGACAGGGTCTCCGGCGTCTTCGTGCCGGTCGTCATCGCCGTGGCGGTGATCGTGCTCGGCGCCTGGATCGGTGCGGGCTTCCCCCTCGAGGCGGCGTTCACCGCCGCGGTGGCGGTGCTGATCATCGCCTGCCCATGCGCGCTGGGGCTCGCGACCCCCACCGCTCTGCTGGTGGGCACGGGGCGCGGCGCCCAGATGGGGATCCTCCTCAAGGGCCCCGAGGTGCTCGAGTCCACCCGCGCGGTGGACACGGTGGTGCTGGACAAGACCGGCACCGTCACCACCGGGACGATGACCCTCACCGAGGCGGTCACCGCCGAGAGGGTCGACCGCCTCGAGCTGCTGCGCCATGCCGGCGCGGTCGAGGATTCCTCCGAGCATCCCATCGCCCGGGCGATCGCCCGGGGAGCGGCCGCGGAGGCCGGTCCGCTGCCGGTGCTCGAGGACTTCGAGAACCTCGCCGGCCGCGGTGTGCGCGGCACGGTGGAGGGTCGCACCGTCCTCGTCGGCCGCACCAGCCTGCTCGAGGGCCGGGCGCTGCCCGAGCCGCTGCAGGCGGCGCTGGAGGCGGCGCAGGCGCGCGGCCGCACCGCCGTGGTCGTGGTCCGCGACGGCGCCGCCGACGGCGTGCTCGTGGTGGCCGACGCGGTCAAGCCCAGCAGCGCGCAGGCGATCTCCCAGTTCAAGGGCCTCGGCCTCTCCCCCCTCCTGCTCACCGGCGATCACCGCGCGGTGGCGGAGCAGATCGCCGCCGAGGTGGGCATCGAGGAGGTCATCGCCGAGGTCCTCCCGCAGGACAAGGTCGACGTGATCACCCGCCTGCAGGGCGAGGGCAAGGTCGTGGCGATGGTGGGCGACGGCGTGAACGACGCCGCGGCCCTCGCCCAGGCCGATCTGGGCCTGGCCATGGGCACCGGCACCGACGTCGCGATCGAGGCCGGGGACATCACGCTCGTGCGCGGCGACCTGCGCAGCGCGGCCGACGCCATCCGCCTGTCCCGTCGTACCCTGAGCACGATCAAGGGCAACCTGTTCTGGGCCTTCGCCTACAACACCGCAGCCATCCCGCTCGCGGCGCTGGGCCTGCTGAACCCGATGCTCGCCGGGGCCGCGATGGCGTTCTCGAGCGTGTTCGTGGTGGGCAACAGCCTCCGCCTGCGCTCCTTCCGCTCCCGCGCGCTCGACGCCCCGCAGTCCTCGACGTCCGCCCAGCAGCCCGTCCCGGCGACCTGA
- a CDS encoding 5,10-methylenetetrahydrofolate reductase (PFAM: Methylenetetrahydrofolate reductase) has product MPPRGAATQPAPEEERAAQFEVIPLRGIAEEVLAQLPAGARVTVTASPAQGLPATLEVTCTLARHGFCAIPHLAARMLRDPGEVAEVLARLGEAGVREVFVIAGDAPHPAGRFEGALDLLEVLSPSGMRAGIGAHPEGHPFLDEAAALSLLRAKAEHAAYAVTQMSFEAVPLLAWTRRLREEGITLPVRPGIAAPASTARLLRIGTRIGVGRSLRLLGADGSGMLRLLGPGQWDPGPLLAQLASAAAEPGLALHGPHLYTFNAVRAAREAVTSW; this is encoded by the coding sequence ATGCCGCCGCGGGGAGCCGCGACGCAGCCCGCGCCTGAGGAGGAGCGCGCCGCCCAGTTCGAGGTCATCCCGCTGCGCGGCATCGCCGAGGAGGTCCTCGCGCAGCTCCCGGCCGGTGCGCGCGTCACCGTCACCGCGTCCCCGGCGCAGGGGCTGCCCGCGACGCTCGAGGTCACCTGCACCCTGGCGCGGCACGGCTTCTGCGCGATCCCCCATCTCGCCGCCCGGATGCTGCGGGACCCCGGGGAGGTCGCGGAGGTGCTCGCACGGCTCGGCGAGGCCGGGGTGAGGGAGGTGTTCGTCATCGCGGGCGATGCACCGCATCCCGCGGGCCGCTTCGAGGGCGCGCTGGATCTGCTCGAGGTCCTCTCCCCCTCGGGGATGCGCGCCGGGATCGGGGCGCACCCCGAGGGCCACCCCTTCCTCGACGAGGCGGCAGCCCTGTCGCTGCTGCGCGCCAAGGCGGAGCATGCCGCGTACGCGGTCACCCAGATGAGCTTCGAGGCCGTGCCGCTGCTGGCCTGGACGCGCCGGCTGCGCGAGGAGGGGATCACGCTCCCCGTGCGCCCGGGGATCGCGGCGCCGGCGAGCACGGCCCGGCTGCTGCGCATCGGCACCCGCATCGGGGTGGGGCGCTCCCTGCGCCTGCTCGGCGCTGACGGCTCGGGGATGCTGCGGCTGCTCGGCCCCGGGCAGTGGGACCCCGGCCCTCTGCTCGCACAGCTCGCGTCCGCCGCCGCGGAGCCGGGACTGGCCCTGCACGGACCGCATCTGTACACCTTCAACGCGGTGCGGGCGGCGCGCGAGGCCGTCACGTCGTGGTGA
- a CDS encoding uncharacterized conserved protein (PFAM: Region found in RelA / SpoT proteins), with the protein MDETATGDTDTSAEVGALVRAQQARLLRADTDPEELAAGLRRVHAELTTLQMHYQFGIDEVRTKVDILRREFELMHEYSPIEHVRTRLKSTESLIDKAVRTGGEMTIPAIRARVMDIAGIRITCSFVSDVYWIADMLARQRDLEVLTVKDYIASPKPNGYRSLHVIVQVPVYLSEHTELVPVELQLRTIAMDFWASTEHKLNYKYHRNLPSRLQGELDDAARVAADLDERMERLRAEIRPRPESPADEDDGGSPEEPPAPHRSPDRSAPLSPLA; encoded by the coding sequence ATGGACGAGACCGCAACGGGCGATACCGACACCTCCGCGGAAGTGGGTGCTCTCGTCCGCGCCCAGCAGGCCCGCCTCCTGCGCGCGGACACGGATCCGGAAGAGCTCGCCGCAGGGCTGCGCCGCGTGCACGCGGAGCTCACCACGCTGCAGATGCACTACCAGTTCGGCATCGACGAGGTGCGCACGAAGGTGGACATCCTGCGCCGCGAGTTCGAGCTGATGCACGAATACAGCCCCATCGAGCACGTGCGCACTCGGCTGAAGTCCACCGAGAGCCTCATCGACAAGGCCGTGCGCACCGGCGGCGAGATGACGATCCCCGCCATCCGCGCCCGAGTCATGGACATCGCCGGGATCCGGATCACCTGCAGCTTCGTCTCGGACGTCTACTGGATCGCGGACATGCTCGCCCGCCAGCGGGACCTCGAGGTGCTCACGGTCAAGGACTACATCGCCTCGCCCAAGCCCAACGGATACCGCTCGCTGCACGTGATCGTGCAGGTGCCGGTCTACCTCTCCGAGCACACCGAGCTGGTGCCCGTCGAGCTGCAGCTGCGCACCATCGCGATGGATTTCTGGGCCAGCACCGAGCACAAGCTGAACTACAAGTACCACCGGAACCTCCCGTCACGGCTGCAGGGGGAGCTGGACGACGCCGCCCGTGTGGCCGCGGATCTCGACGAGCGCATGGAGCGGCTGCGCGCCGAGATCCGCCCGCGCCCGGAGTCACCGGCCGACGAGGACGACGGCGGCAGCCCCGAGGAGCCGCCGGCGCCGCACCGGTCTCCCGACCGATCGGCCCCGCTCTCCCCCCTAGCGTGA
- a CDS encoding glycine cleavage system T protein (aminomethyltransferase) (PFAM: Glycine cleavage T-protein C-terminal barrel domain; Aminomethyltransferase folate-binding domain): MTVNPNPHVLLYPRIRKSPFFYASRRHGVAMYSVYNHTYHPRHYGDPVAEYWALLEGVTLWDVGVERQIEISGPDAFDFTNLLVTRDLSKCAVGQCKYVFLTDQHGGILNDPILLRLEENRFWLSLADSDILLWARGVATHAGMDVSIEEIDVGPVQVQGPKSYAVMRDLLGEAVADLRYYYLHDFTLDGIDVTVSRTGYTGEIGYEIYVHDASQNAEKLWQLVLEAGEPHGLRVIGPCHIRRIEGGMLAHGADITVQTTPFEVGMGYDWMVDLEQEADFVGKDALRRLKAEGPRCKLVGLEIGGEPLGSYNDGSMIDAFPVHHDGAVVGQVTSACHSPRLEKNIGLALVPAALSEIGTRFQIDTGPRPGAQLPSGEELVEAVVVPKPFIDPTKEQPKGDVTALGRGEDTRSTDAAAGSRDAARA; the protein is encoded by the coding sequence ATGACCGTGAACCCGAATCCCCATGTGCTGCTGTACCCCCGCATCCGCAAGTCCCCGTTCTTCTACGCCTCACGGCGTCACGGGGTCGCGATGTACAGCGTCTACAACCACACGTACCACCCCCGCCACTACGGCGACCCCGTCGCGGAGTACTGGGCGCTGCTGGAGGGCGTCACCCTCTGGGACGTGGGCGTCGAGCGGCAGATCGAGATCTCCGGCCCGGACGCCTTCGACTTCACGAACCTGCTGGTGACCCGCGACCTCTCGAAGTGCGCGGTGGGGCAGTGCAAGTACGTGTTCCTCACCGATCAGCACGGCGGGATCCTCAACGACCCGATCCTGCTGCGGCTCGAGGAGAACCGCTTCTGGCTGTCCCTGGCCGATTCGGACATCCTGCTGTGGGCCCGCGGGGTCGCGACCCATGCCGGCATGGACGTCTCGATCGAGGAGATCGACGTGGGCCCCGTGCAGGTGCAGGGCCCGAAGTCCTACGCGGTGATGCGGGACCTGCTGGGCGAGGCAGTGGCGGACCTCCGCTACTACTACCTGCACGACTTCACGCTCGACGGCATCGACGTCACCGTCTCCCGCACCGGCTACACCGGCGAGATCGGCTACGAGATCTACGTGCACGACGCCTCGCAGAACGCGGAGAAGCTCTGGCAGCTCGTGCTCGAGGCCGGGGAGCCGCACGGGCTGCGGGTCATCGGCCCCTGCCACATCCGCCGCATCGAGGGAGGCATGCTCGCCCACGGCGCGGACATCACGGTGCAGACCACCCCCTTCGAGGTCGGCATGGGCTACGACTGGATGGTCGACCTCGAGCAGGAGGCGGACTTCGTCGGCAAGGACGCCCTGCGCCGCCTCAAGGCGGAGGGACCGCGGTGCAAGCTCGTGGGCCTCGAGATCGGCGGGGAGCCGCTGGGCAGCTACAACGACGGCTCGATGATCGATGCCTTCCCCGTCCACCACGACGGCGCGGTGGTCGGGCAGGTGACCTCGGCCTGCCACTCCCCGCGGCTGGAGAAGAACATCGGGCTCGCCCTCGTCCCGGCCGCGCTCTCGGAGATCGGCACCCGGTTCCAGATCGACACCGGTCCGCGACCCGGCGCGCAGCTGCCCTCCGGCGAGGAGCTCGTCGAGGCGGTCGTGGTGCCCAAACCGTTCATCGACCCCACGAAGGAGCAGCCGAAGGGCGATGTGACCGCCCTCGGCCGCGGCGAGGACACCAGGAGCACCGATGCCGCCGCGGGGAGCCGCGACGCAGCCCGCGCCTGA
- a CDS encoding transcriptional regulator, IclR family (PFAM: IclR helix-turn-helix domain; Bacterial transcriptional regulator): MAEARNRTAQQRPERPAPGAGAVQSVDRAARVLEILARDGGSAVGRLAHELGVHQSTASRLISALEAHDLVERQVEGGPVRLGIGILRLAAATRPRLDLTAAGGPVCEALAEELGETVNLAVYRSGAAVNLHQVQGTRTVALHNWVGDATVLHATSSGKVLLAHLPPAQRETVLGTALERFTARTVQDPSVLRRQLEQVVERGWALAEEEFEEGLNAVAAPIHGTEGEVVAALSAAGPAYRLGHDRLPAAAEQVRAAAAEISRRLGHLPETP, translated from the coding sequence ATGGCAGAGGCGAGGAACAGGACCGCTCAGCAGCGACCGGAGCGGCCGGCACCGGGGGCCGGCGCGGTGCAGTCCGTGGACCGGGCGGCGCGGGTGCTGGAGATCCTCGCTCGCGACGGCGGCTCCGCAGTGGGGCGTCTCGCTCACGAGCTCGGGGTCCACCAGTCCACGGCGTCGCGGCTGATCTCCGCTCTCGAGGCGCACGATCTCGTCGAACGGCAGGTCGAGGGCGGGCCGGTGCGGCTCGGCATCGGGATCCTGCGCCTCGCCGCGGCGACGCGGCCGCGCCTCGATCTCACCGCGGCGGGCGGCCCGGTGTGCGAGGCGCTCGCCGAGGAGCTGGGCGAGACGGTGAACCTCGCCGTGTACCGCTCCGGGGCCGCGGTGAACCTCCACCAGGTCCAGGGGACCCGCACCGTGGCGCTGCACAACTGGGTGGGGGATGCGACCGTCCTGCATGCCACCTCGAGCGGGAAGGTGCTGCTGGCGCATCTGCCCCCGGCGCAGCGCGAGACGGTTCTGGGCACCGCGCTCGAGCGCTTCACGGCGCGCACCGTGCAGGACCCCTCCGTGCTGAGGCGCCAGCTCGAGCAGGTGGTCGAGCGCGGCTGGGCCCTCGCGGAGGAGGAGTTCGAGGAGGGGCTGAACGCGGTGGCGGCACCGATCCACGGAACCGAGGGGGAGGTGGTCGCCGCGCTGTCGGCCGCCGGGCCCGCCTACCGGCTCGGGCACGACCGCCTGCCCGCGGCCGCCGAGCAGGTGCGCGCTGCGGCGGCGGAGATCTCCCGGCGCCTGGGACACCTCCCCGAGACGCCGTAG
- a CDS encoding copper chaperone (PFAM: Heavy-metal-associated domain), protein MSATTTQFQVTGMTCGHCEMSVREEVSEVPGVQGVEVSHETGLLTVSSTQGVDDAAVLAAVDEAGYSAVRA, encoded by the coding sequence ATGAGCGCGACCACCACCCAGTTCCAGGTGACCGGCATGACCTGCGGCCACTGCGAGATGTCCGTCCGCGAGGAGGTCAGCGAGGTGCCTGGCGTCCAGGGCGTCGAGGTCAGCCACGAGACGGGCCTGCTGACGGTCTCCTCCACGCAGGGCGTCGACGACGCGGCCGTGCTCGCCGCGGTCGACGAGGCCGGCTACTCGGCGGTGCGCGCCTGA
- a CDS encoding NAD dependent epimerase/dehydratase family protein (PFAM: NAD dependent epimerase/dehydratase family) — protein sequence MTDATTDRRVLITGAHGGVGSQLARELAAEYDLVLHFRRAEDAPPGTEYRLAELDEYDQVRAMMEGVDTVVHMAGASSPESSWEAVLTANIIGVRNVLEGARDAGVRRVVLASSNHAMGMYDRYEQWPVYPDQLQRADSLYGVSKVFGESLGRFYHDEHGLDVINLRIGWVAEDPLAAEEDVLRAMWLSPGDCLRVVRRAIEAQVRFGIYYAISNNPNRRWSMTNTQLELGYRPQDAWTDLPGAHEHVVEGGAAVRDDWPLGS from the coding sequence ATGACGGATGCGACGACAGACCGACGAGTCCTGATCACCGGAGCGCACGGCGGCGTCGGCTCCCAGCTGGCGCGGGAGCTGGCCGCCGAGTACGACCTGGTGCTGCACTTCCGCCGCGCCGAGGACGCCCCGCCCGGCACCGAGTACCGCCTCGCCGAGCTGGACGAGTACGACCAGGTGCGCGCCATGATGGAGGGCGTCGACACGGTGGTCCACATGGCCGGGGCCTCCTCCCCGGAATCCTCCTGGGAAGCGGTGCTCACGGCGAACATCATCGGGGTGCGCAATGTGCTCGAGGGCGCCCGCGACGCGGGCGTGCGCCGGGTGGTGCTGGCCTCCTCGAACCACGCGATGGGGATGTACGACCGCTACGAGCAGTGGCCGGTCTACCCCGATCAGCTGCAGCGCGCCGATTCCCTGTACGGCGTCTCGAAGGTGTTCGGCGAATCGCTGGGCCGCTTCTACCACGACGAGCACGGCCTGGACGTCATCAACCTGCGGATCGGCTGGGTCGCGGAGGATCCGCTCGCCGCGGAGGAGGACGTGCTGAGGGCGATGTGGCTGAGCCCCGGAGACTGCCTCCGCGTGGTGCGCCGCGCCATCGAGGCGCAGGTGCGCTTCGGGATCTACTACGCCATCTCCAACAACCCCAACCGGCGCTGGTCGATGACCAACACCCAGCTCGAGCTCGGCTACCGGCCCCAGGACGCGTGGACCGACCTGCCCGGAGCGCACGAGCACGTCGTCGAGGGCGGCGCGGCGGTGCGAGACGACTGGCCCCTCGGCTCGTGA
- a CDS encoding cytochrome P450 (PFAM: Cytochrome P450), whose translation MSAPTFDPTHLEPRSATDEQRAEAPLARTPDGTWVVLGHEEAVAVAGDHESFSSAVSRFLQVPNGLDGAEHAAFRQVLDPFFGPEPMAQLEPVVRRVAAELVEELLADVGAAGTEIDAVAALGAVFAVRAQTAWLGWPAQLERELLQWMVDNHEASRSGELARTAEVAERFDAIIRSVVAPRRALGDHAPADVTTALMRVRVPLPGLPGDPGRELRDEEIVSVLRNWTGGDLGSIALCIGVLLTGIARAPQLAERLRVGTDEEAAAIIDELLRIDDPFVANRRVATCPVTVAGHEIGAGERVQIHWTSANRDERVFPDPEAFDPAAHAEHNLVYGTGRHVCPGRPLATLELRVALQELLAVADVAPAPTPGEREIAPVGGWAHAPVVLTPRG comes from the coding sequence ATGAGCGCACCGACCTTCGACCCGACGCACCTCGAGCCCCGCAGCGCGACCGACGAGCAGCGCGCCGAGGCCCCGCTGGCCCGGACGCCCGACGGCACCTGGGTCGTGCTCGGGCACGAGGAGGCGGTCGCTGTCGCCGGTGATCATGAGTCGTTCTCCTCGGCGGTCTCCCGGTTCCTACAGGTGCCGAACGGTCTGGACGGGGCCGAGCATGCCGCCTTCCGGCAGGTGCTGGACCCGTTCTTCGGGCCTGAGCCGATGGCGCAGCTCGAGCCGGTGGTGCGCCGCGTCGCCGCGGAGCTGGTCGAGGAGCTGCTGGCCGACGTCGGCGCGGCGGGCACCGAGATCGACGCCGTCGCCGCGCTGGGGGCCGTGTTCGCGGTGCGGGCGCAGACCGCGTGGCTCGGCTGGCCCGCGCAGCTGGAGCGGGAGCTGCTGCAGTGGATGGTCGACAACCACGAGGCGTCCCGCTCCGGGGAGCTGGCCCGCACCGCGGAGGTCGCCGAGCGCTTCGATGCGATCATCCGCTCGGTCGTCGCGCCCCGCCGCGCTCTCGGCGACCATGCCCCGGCGGATGTCACCACCGCGCTGATGCGCGTGCGCGTGCCGCTGCCGGGCCTGCCCGGAGACCCGGGGCGGGAGCTGCGCGACGAGGAGATCGTCTCGGTGCTGCGCAACTGGACCGGAGGTGATCTCGGCTCGATCGCGCTGTGCATCGGGGTGCTGCTGACGGGCATCGCCCGCGCCCCGCAGCTCGCCGAGCGGCTGCGGGTGGGCACGGACGAGGAGGCCGCCGCGATCATCGACGAGCTGCTGCGCATCGACGACCCGTTCGTCGCGAACCGGCGGGTGGCCACCTGCCCGGTGACCGTCGCCGGGCACGAGATCGGCGCCGGCGAGCGGGTGCAGATCCACTGGACCTCCGCGAACCGGGACGAGCGGGTGTTCCCGGATCCGGAGGCCTTCGACCCGGCCGCCCACGCCGAGCACAACCTCGTCTACGGCACGGGGCGGCACGTCTGCCCGGGCCGCCCCCTGGCGACCCTGGAGCTGCGGGTGGCGCTGCAGGAGCTGCTCGCGGTCGCCGACGTGGCGCCGGCGCCGACCCCGGGCGAGCGCGAGATCGCCCCGGTGGGCGGCTGGGCGCATGCCCCCGTCGTGCTGACCCCGCGCGGCTGA
- a CDS encoding uncharacterized conserved protein (PFAM: Protein of unknown function (DUF1503)~TIGRFAM: uncharacterized Actinobacterial protein TIGR03083), whose product MSLVTPECFDGGMSDDAITTIRHEAERFASALTRTDPAQQVPTCPEWTADDLLWHLTEVHEFWAQILATGATTEEEVMAIEGAKAPRPEERQALLERREAATEALLAQLEAHADGDPAWFWYSACQGVGITRRMQTHEATIHRVDAELTAGRPVSTIDPRTAADGLDHVLEVMWPAAHEWIPEWARTAPVAAIEIRTQGGSPRWLEISRWRGTRPRDGQEFDVPVGRLLDGPADADALPRARATGSALALDLWAWGRALALSHLAEGPQEVGIHGDPAAITELETLIAAGHD is encoded by the coding sequence GTGTCGCTCGTCACCCCGGAGTGCTTCGATGGGGGCATGAGCGACGACGCGATCACCACCATCCGCCACGAGGCCGAGCGGTTCGCCTCCGCGCTGACCCGCACCGACCCGGCGCAGCAGGTCCCCACCTGTCCCGAGTGGACAGCTGATGATCTGCTCTGGCATCTCACCGAGGTCCACGAGTTCTGGGCGCAGATCCTCGCCACGGGCGCCACCACCGAGGAGGAGGTCATGGCGATCGAGGGGGCGAAGGCCCCGCGCCCCGAGGAGAGGCAGGCGCTGCTCGAGCGCCGCGAGGCCGCGACCGAGGCGCTCCTGGCACAGCTCGAGGCGCACGCGGACGGCGATCCCGCCTGGTTCTGGTACTCCGCATGTCAGGGCGTGGGCATCACCCGGCGCATGCAGACTCATGAGGCGACCATCCATCGCGTCGATGCCGAGCTCACCGCCGGCCGCCCGGTGAGCACCATCGACCCTCGCACGGCCGCGGACGGCCTCGACCACGTGCTGGAGGTGATGTGGCCCGCCGCCCACGAGTGGATCCCCGAGTGGGCGCGCACCGCCCCGGTCGCCGCGATCGAGATCCGCACCCAGGGCGGGAGCCCGCGCTGGCTGGAGATCAGCCGCTGGCGCGGCACCCGGCCGCGGGACGGCCAGGAGTTCGACGTCCCCGTCGGCCGCCTCCTGGACGGACCGGCCGATGCCGACGCCCTGCCTCGGGCGCGCGCCACGGGATCCGCCCTCGCCCTGGACCTGTGGGCCTGGGGGCGGGCGCTCGCCCTCAGCCACCTCGCCGAGGGGCCGCAGGAGGTGGGCATCCACGGGGACCCGGCCGCGATCACAGAGCTCGAGACGCTCATCGCGGCCGGCCACGACTGA
- a CDS encoding uncharacterized conserved protein (PFAM: Uncharacterised BCR, COG1937) yields MTTTDPIRPTDPAEPVCTHDEAHGEHHHGYISDKSRYLARLKRIEGQARGLHRMVDEEKYCIDILTQISALKSALDGVAMGLLDDHLQHCVLDAARAGSEQGEEKLKEASAAIARLVRS; encoded by the coding sequence ATGACCACCACCGATCCGATCCGTCCCACCGATCCCGCCGAGCCCGTGTGCACGCACGATGAGGCGCACGGGGAGCATCATCACGGCTACATCTCCGACAAGTCCCGATACCTCGCCCGGCTCAAGCGCATCGAGGGGCAGGCCCGGGGCCTGCACCGCATGGTCGACGAGGAGAAGTACTGCATCGACATCCTCACGCAGATCAGCGCCCTGAAGAGCGCGCTGGACGGCGTGGCGATGGGCCTGCTCGACGACCACCTGCAGCACTGCGTGCTCGATGCGGCCCGGGCCGGGAGCGAGCAGGGCGAGGAGAAGCTCAAGGAGGCCTCCGCGGCGATCGCCCGGCTCGTCCGCTCCTGA